A genomic stretch from Gallus gallus isolate bGalGal1 chromosome 13, bGalGal1.mat.broiler.GRCg7b, whole genome shotgun sequence includes:
- the PDLIM7 gene encoding PDZ and LIM domain protein 7 isoform X3 codes for MSQSRLCPPRRARKVPAVPLRRGAAACPAPGPADSCQREHGASIPPARNPAEMGSHPEMGEMESYKVMLNGPAPWGFRLQGGKDFSMPLSISRLTPGGKAAQAGVGVGDWVLYIDGESTGTMTHIEAQNRIRACGDRLCLTLSRAQNHLGKPQKDSLPCSEPPKYNFAPSTALNKTARPFGASSPPNPRPGLVTKPVTYVPLAPACTPQHNGKPQEHPSSPKYDPSKLHLIEDSEDWQPRNTSTQSRSFLKLAQLTGTDSFEDHEDEPVRKPRGPRVSFWGTEEEWQSMHPPGTPACDPGKLRLMEDAEDWQPRTGTSQSRSFRKLARLTGTDGLEDHEDEPVRKPRDARGSFCGTEDQRQPPSHTEPPTAPACDPGKLRLMEDAEDWQPRTGTSQSRSFRKLARLTGTDGRFEDHEDEPVRKPRDARGSFSGVEEQWQPPPHVEPPTTPACDPGKLRLFEDAEDWQPRTGTSQSRSFRKLARLTGTDGLEDVFVKNPSRDARGSFCGTEEQRQPPPHTEPPTAPACDPGKLRLMEDAEDWQPRTGTSQSRSFRKLARLTGTDGLEDHEDEPVRKPRDARGSFCGTEDQRQPPSHTEPPTAPACDPGKLRLMEDAEDWQPRTGTSQSRSFRKLARLTGTDGRFEDHEDEPVRKPRDARGSFSGVEEQWQPPPHVEPPTTPACDPGKLRLFEDAEDWQPRTGTSQSRSFRKLARLTGTDGLEDVFVKNPRDARGSFCGTEEQRQPPPHTEPPTAPACDPGKLRLMEDAEDWQPRTGTSQSRSFRKLARLTGTDGLEDHEDEPVRKPRSPQVLFCGTEEPRQPPQPLEPPTTPACDPGKLRLFEDAEDWQPRTGTSQSRSFRKLARLTGTDGLEDDDVFIKKPSQVSVPDPSPGAAMKTEPGLAPRTPAATPGPTSRPPWAVDPSFAERYAPDKTSTVLSKHSQPATPTPMQNRSSIVQAAQQAPEGPGRTPLCYKCNKIIRGRYLVALGHYYHPEEFTCCQCRKVLDEGGFFEEKGSIFCPKCYDTRYAPSCAKCKKKITGEVMHALKMTWHVQCFTCAACKTPIRNRAFYMEEGQPYCERDYEKMFGTKCRGCDFKIDAGDRFLEALGFSWHDTCFVCAICQTNLEGKTFYSKKDKPLCKSHAFSHV; via the exons ATGTCCCAGAGCCGCCTTTGCCCGCCACGTAGGGCTCGGAAGGTCCCCGCGGTTCCCCTTAGGCGAGGTGCAGCCGCGTGCCCCGCGCCTGGGCCGGCTGACAGCTGTCAGCGTGAGCACGGGGCATCCATCCCTCCTGCCCGGAACCCTGCGGAGATGGGCTCACACCCAG AGATGGGCGAGATGGAGTCCTATAAGGTGATGCTGAACGGGCCGGCGCCCTGGGGGTTCcggctgcagggagggaaggacTTCAGCATGCCGCTCTCCATCTCCAGG ctgactcCAGGTGGAAAGGCTGCCCAGGCCGGCGTGGGAGTGGGCGACTGGGTGCTGTACATCGACGGGGAGAGCACCGGCACCATGACACACATCGAGGCCCAGAACAGGATCCGCGCCTGCGGGGACAGGCTCTGCCTCACCCTGAGCAG AGCCCAGAACCACCTGGGGAAGCCGCAGAAG GACTCACTCCCCTGCTCTGAGCCCCCGAAATATAACTTCGCTCCCAGCACCGCCCTCAACAAAACAGCTCGGCCCTTTGGGGCCAGCTCACCTCCGAACCCACGGCCTGGGCTGGTGACGAAACCCGTGACGTACGTGCCCCTGGCGCCCGCCTGCACCCCCCAGCACAATGG GAAACCACAGGAGCACCCCAGTTCCCCCAAATATGACCCCAGCAAGTTGCATCTGATCGAGGACTCTGAGGACTGGCAGCCCCGCAACACCAGCACCCAGTCCCGCTCCTTCCTCAAACTGGCCCAGCTGACGGGCACAGACAGCT TTGAGGACCATGAGGATGAGCCGGTTAGGAAGCCCAG GGGTCCCCGTGTGTCATTTTGGGGTACAGAGGAGGAGTG GCAGTCCATGCACCCCCCCGGCACCCCCGCGTGTGACCCGGGCAAGCTGCGGCTGATGGAGGACGCTGAGGACTGGCAGCCCCGCACCGGCACCTCCCAGTCCCGCTCCTTCCGCAAACTGGCCCGGCTGACGGGCACTGATGGCC TTGAGGACCATGAGGATGAGCCGGTTAGGAAGCCCAG AGATGCCCGTGGGTCATTCTGTGGTACAGAGGATCAGCG GCAGCCCCCGTCCCACACGGAGCCCCCCACCGCCCCCGCGTGTGACCCGGGCAAGCTGCGGCTGATGGAGGATGCTGAGGACTGGCAGCCCCGCACCGGCACCTCCCAGTCCCGCTCCTTCCGCAAACTGGCCCGGCTGACGGGCACTGATGGCCGCT TTGAGGACCATGAGGATGAGCCGGTTAGGAAGCCCAG GGATGCCCGCGGGTCGTTCTCTGGTGTGGAGGAGCAGTG gcagcccccaccccacgtGGAGCCCCCCACCACCCCCGCGTGTGACCCGGGCAAGCTGCGGCTGTTTGAGGACGCTGAGGACTGGCAGCCCCGCACCGGCACCTCCCAGTCCCGCTCCTTCCGCAAACTGGCCCGGCTGACGGGCACTGATGGCC TGGAAGATGTGTTTGTTAAGAATCCCAG CAGGGATGCCCGCGGGTCGTTCTGTGGTACGGAGGAGCAGCG GCAGCCCCCGCCCCACACGGAGCCCCCCACCGCCCCCGCGTGTGACCCGGGCAAGCTGCGGCTGATGGAGGACGCTGAGGACTGGCAGCCCCGCACCGGCACCTCCCAGTCCCGCTCCTTCCGCAAACTGGCCCGGCTGACGGGCACTGATGGCC TTGAGGACCATGAGGATGAGCCGGTTAGGAAGCCCAG AGATGCCCGTGGGTCATTCTGTGGTACAGAGGATCAGCG GCAGCCCCCGTCCCACACGGAGCCCCCCACCGCCCCCGCGTGTGACCCGGGCAAGCTGCGGCTGATGGAGGATGCTGAGGACTGGCAGCCCCGCACCGGCACCTCCCAGTCCCGCTCCTTCCGCAAACTGGCCCGGCTGACGGGCACTGATGGCCGCT TTGAGGACCATGAGGATGAGCCGGTTAGGAAGCCCAG GGATGCCCGCGGGTCGTTCTCTGGTGTGGAGGAGCAGTG gcagcccccaccccacgtGGAGCCCCCCACCACCCCCGCGTGTGACCCGGGCAAGCTGCGGCTGTTTGAGGACGCTGAGGACTGGCAGCCCCGCACCGGCACCTCCCAGTCCCGCTCCTTCCGCAAACTGGCCCGGCTGACGGGCACTGATGGCC TGGAAGATGTGTTTGTTAAGAATCCCAG GGATGCCCGCGGGTCGTTCTGTGGTACGGAGGAGCAGCG GCAGCCCCCGCCCCACACGGAGCCCCCCACCGCCCCCGCGTGTGACCCGGGCAAGCTGCGGCTGATGGAGGACGCTGAGGACTGGCAGCCCCGCACCGGCACCTCCCAGTCCCGCTCCTTCCGCAAACTGGCCCGGCTGACGGGCACTGATGGCC TTGAGGACCATGAGGATGAGCCGGTTAGGAAGCCCAG AAGTCCCCAAGTATTGTTCTGTGGTACGGAGGAGCCGCG gcagcccccgcagcccctGGAGCCCCCCACCACCCCCGCGTGTGACCCGGGCAAGCTGCGGCTGTTTGAGGATGCTGAGGACTGGCAGCCCCGCACCGGCACCTCCCAGTCCCGCTCCTTCCGCAAACTGGCCCGGCTGACGGGCACTGATGGCC TGGAAGATGAtgatgtatttattaaaaagccCAG CCAGGTCTCCGTACCGGACCCATCCCCGGGAGCAGCAATGAAGACAGAACCAGGATTGG CCCCCAGGacccctgctgccacccctggCCCTACCAGCCGCCCGCCCTGGGCTGTGGACCCCTCATTTGCTGAGCGCTACGCCCCAGACAAGACAAGCACGGTGCTGAGCAAGCACAGCCAGCCGGCCACGCCGACCCCCATGCAGAACCGCAGCTCCATCgtgcaggcagcccagcaggcaCCTGAGGGCCCCGGCCGTACACCCCTCTGTTACAAGTGCAACAAGATCATCAG GGGACGCTACCTCGTGGCACTGGGACATTATTACCACCCCGAGGAGTTCACCTGCTGCCAGTGCAGGAAGGTGCTGGATGAGGGTGGTTTCTTCGAGGAAAAGGGCTCCATCTTCTGCCCCAAGTGCTACGACACGCGCTATGCGCCCAGCTGTGCTAAATGCAAGAAGAAGATCACCGGG GAGGTCATGCATGCACTCAAGATGACCTGGCACGTGCAGTGCTtcacctgtgcagcctgcaaaACTCCCATCCGCAACCGTGCCTTCTACATGGAGGAGGGACAGCCCTACTGCGAGAGAG ACTATGAGAAGATGTTTGGCACCAAGTGCCGTGGCTGTGACTTCAAGATCGATGCTGGGGACCGGTTCCTGGAGGCACTGGGCTTCAGCTGGCATGACACTTGCTTCGTCTGTGCG ATCTGCCAGACCAATCTGGAAGGGAAGACATTTTACTCCAAGAAGGACAAGCCGCTGTGCAAGAGCCATGCTTTCTCCCACGTGTGA
- the PDLIM7 gene encoding PDZ and LIM domain protein 7 isoform X12 produces the protein MSQSRLCPPRRARKVPAVPLRRGAAACPAPGPADSCQREHGASIPPARNPAEMGSHPEMGEMESYKVMLNGPAPWGFRLQGGKDFSMPLSISRLTPGGKAAQAGVGVGDWVLYIDGESTGTMTHIEAQNRIRACGDRLCLTLSRAQNHLGKPQKDSLPCSEPPKYNFAPSTALNKTARPFGASSPPNPRPGLVTKPVTYVPLAPACTPQHNGKPQEHPSSPKYDPSKLHLIEDSEDWQPRNTSTQSRSFLKLAQLTGTDSFEDHEDEPVRKPRGPRVSFWGTEEEWQSMHPPGTPACDPGKLRLMEDAEDWQPRTGTSQSRSFRKLARLTGTDGLEDHEDEPVRKPRDARGSFCGTEDQRQPPSHTEPPTAPACDPGKLRLMEDAEDWQPRTGTSQSRSFRKLARLTGTDGRFEDHEDEPVRKPRDARGSFSGVEEQWQPPPHVEPPTTPACDPGKLRLFEDAEDWQPRTGTSQSRSFRKLARLTGTDGLEDHEDEPVRKPRDARGSFCGTEDQRQPPSHTEPPTAPACDPGKLRLMEDAEDWQPRTGTSQSRSFRKLARLTGTDGRFEDHEDEPVRKPRDARGSFSGVEEQWQPPPHVEPPTTPACDPGKLRLFEDAEDWQPRTGTSQSRSFRKLARLTGTDGLEDVFVKNPSRDARGSFCGTEEQRQPPPHTEPPTAPACDPGKLRLMEDAEDWQPRTGTSQSRSFRKLARLTGTDGLEDHEDEPVRKPRSPQVLFCGTEEPRQPPQPLEPPTTPACDPGKLRLFEDAEDWQPRTGTSQSRSFRKLARLTGTDGLEDDDVFIKKPSQVSVPDPSPGAAMKTEPGLAPRTPAATPGPTSRPPWAVDPSFAERYAPDKTSTVLSKHSQPATPTPMQNRSSIVQAAQQAPEGPGRTPLCYKCNKIIRGRYLVALGHYYHPEEFTCCQCRKVLDEGGFFEEKGSIFCPKCYDTRYAPSCAKCKKKITGEVMHALKMTWHVQCFTCAACKTPIRNRAFYMEEGQPYCERDYEKMFGTKCRGCDFKIDAGDRFLEALGFSWHDTCFVCAICQTNLEGKTFYSKKDKPLCKSHAFSHV, from the exons ATGTCCCAGAGCCGCCTTTGCCCGCCACGTAGGGCTCGGAAGGTCCCCGCGGTTCCCCTTAGGCGAGGTGCAGCCGCGTGCCCCGCGCCTGGGCCGGCTGACAGCTGTCAGCGTGAGCACGGGGCATCCATCCCTCCTGCCCGGAACCCTGCGGAGATGGGCTCACACCCAG AGATGGGCGAGATGGAGTCCTATAAGGTGATGCTGAACGGGCCGGCGCCCTGGGGGTTCcggctgcagggagggaaggacTTCAGCATGCCGCTCTCCATCTCCAGG ctgactcCAGGTGGAAAGGCTGCCCAGGCCGGCGTGGGAGTGGGCGACTGGGTGCTGTACATCGACGGGGAGAGCACCGGCACCATGACACACATCGAGGCCCAGAACAGGATCCGCGCCTGCGGGGACAGGCTCTGCCTCACCCTGAGCAG AGCCCAGAACCACCTGGGGAAGCCGCAGAAG GACTCACTCCCCTGCTCTGAGCCCCCGAAATATAACTTCGCTCCCAGCACCGCCCTCAACAAAACAGCTCGGCCCTTTGGGGCCAGCTCACCTCCGAACCCACGGCCTGGGCTGGTGACGAAACCCGTGACGTACGTGCCCCTGGCGCCCGCCTGCACCCCCCAGCACAATGG GAAACCACAGGAGCACCCCAGTTCCCCCAAATATGACCCCAGCAAGTTGCATCTGATCGAGGACTCTGAGGACTGGCAGCCCCGCAACACCAGCACCCAGTCCCGCTCCTTCCTCAAACTGGCCCAGCTGACGGGCACAGACAGCT TTGAGGACCATGAGGATGAGCCGGTTAGGAAGCCCAG GGGTCCCCGTGTGTCATTTTGGGGTACAGAGGAGGAGTG GCAGTCCATGCACCCCCCCGGCACCCCCGCGTGTGACCCGGGCAAGCTGCGGCTGATGGAGGACGCTGAGGACTGGCAGCCCCGCACCGGCACCTCCCAGTCCCGCTCCTTCCGCAAACTGGCCCGGCTGACGGGCACTGATGGCC TTGAGGACCATGAGGATGAGCCGGTTAGGAAGCCCAG AGATGCCCGTGGGTCATTCTGTGGTACAGAGGATCAGCG GCAGCCCCCGTCCCACACGGAGCCCCCCACCGCCCCCGCGTGTGACCCGGGCAAGCTGCGGCTGATGGAGGATGCTGAGGACTGGCAGCCCCGCACCGGCACCTCCCAGTCCCGCTCCTTCCGCAAACTGGCCCGGCTGACGGGCACTGATGGCCGCT TTGAGGACCATGAGGATGAGCCGGTTAGGAAGCCCAG GGATGCCCGCGGGTCGTTCTCTGGTGTGGAGGAGCAGTG gcagcccccaccccacgtGGAGCCCCCCACCACCCCCGCGTGTGACCCGGGCAAGCTGCGGCTGTTTGAGGACGCTGAGGACTGGCAGCCCCGCACCGGCACCTCCCAGTCCCGCTCCTTCCGCAAACTGGCCCGGCTGACGGGCACTGATGGCC TTGAGGACCATGAGGATGAGCCGGTTAGGAAGCCCAG AGATGCCCGTGGGTCATTCTGTGGTACAGAGGATCAGCG GCAGCCCCCGTCCCACACGGAGCCCCCCACCGCCCCCGCGTGTGACCCGGGCAAGCTGCGGCTGATGGAGGATGCTGAGGACTGGCAGCCCCGCACCGGCACCTCCCAGTCCCGCTCCTTCCGCAAACTGGCCCGGCTGACGGGCACTGATGGCCGCT TTGAGGACCATGAGGATGAGCCGGTTAGGAAGCCCAG GGATGCCCGCGGGTCGTTCTCTGGTGTGGAGGAGCAGTG gcagcccccaccccacgtGGAGCCCCCCACCACCCCCGCGTGTGACCCGGGCAAGCTGCGGCTGTTTGAGGACGCTGAGGACTGGCAGCCCCGCACCGGCACCTCCCAGTCCCGCTCCTTCCGCAAACTGGCCCGGCTGACGGGCACTGATGGCC TGGAAGATGTGTTTGTTAAGAATCCCAG CAGGGATGCCCGCGGGTCGTTCTGTGGTACGGAGGAGCAGCG GCAGCCCCCGCCCCACACGGAGCCCCCCACCGCCCCCGCGTGTGACCCGGGCAAGCTGCGGCTGATGGAGGACGCTGAGGACTGGCAGCCCCGCACCGGCACCTCCCAGTCCCGCTCCTTCCGCAAACTGGCCCGGCTGACGGGCACTGATGGCC TTGAGGACCATGAGGATGAGCCGGTTAGGAAGCCCAG AAGTCCCCAAGTATTGTTCTGTGGTACGGAGGAGCCGCG gcagcccccgcagcccctGGAGCCCCCCACCACCCCCGCGTGTGACCCGGGCAAGCTGCGGCTGTTTGAGGATGCTGAGGACTGGCAGCCCCGCACCGGCACCTCCCAGTCCCGCTCCTTCCGCAAACTGGCCCGGCTGACGGGCACTGATGGCC TGGAAGATGAtgatgtatttattaaaaagccCAG CCAGGTCTCCGTACCGGACCCATCCCCGGGAGCAGCAATGAAGACAGAACCAGGATTGG CCCCCAGGacccctgctgccacccctggCCCTACCAGCCGCCCGCCCTGGGCTGTGGACCCCTCATTTGCTGAGCGCTACGCCCCAGACAAGACAAGCACGGTGCTGAGCAAGCACAGCCAGCCGGCCACGCCGACCCCCATGCAGAACCGCAGCTCCATCgtgcaggcagcccagcaggcaCCTGAGGGCCCCGGCCGTACACCCCTCTGTTACAAGTGCAACAAGATCATCAG GGGACGCTACCTCGTGGCACTGGGACATTATTACCACCCCGAGGAGTTCACCTGCTGCCAGTGCAGGAAGGTGCTGGATGAGGGTGGTTTCTTCGAGGAAAAGGGCTCCATCTTCTGCCCCAAGTGCTACGACACGCGCTATGCGCCCAGCTGTGCTAAATGCAAGAAGAAGATCACCGGG GAGGTCATGCATGCACTCAAGATGACCTGGCACGTGCAGTGCTtcacctgtgcagcctgcaaaACTCCCATCCGCAACCGTGCCTTCTACATGGAGGAGGGACAGCCCTACTGCGAGAGAG ACTATGAGAAGATGTTTGGCACCAAGTGCCGTGGCTGTGACTTCAAGATCGATGCTGGGGACCGGTTCCTGGAGGCACTGGGCTTCAGCTGGCATGACACTTGCTTCGTCTGTGCG ATCTGCCAGACCAATCTGGAAGGGAAGACATTTTACTCCAAGAAGGACAAGCCGCTGTGCAAGAGCCATGCTTTCTCCCACGTGTGA
- the PDLIM7 gene encoding PDZ and LIM domain protein 7 isoform X31, with protein sequence MSQSRLCPPRRARKVPAVPLRRGAAACPAPGPADSCQREHGASIPPARNPAEMGSHPEMGEMESYKVMLNGPAPWGFRLQGGKDFSMPLSISRLTPGGKAAQAGVGVGDWVLYIDGESTGTMTHIEAQNRIRACGDRLCLTLSRAQNHLGKPQKDSLPCSEPPKYNFAPSTALNKTARPFGASSPPNPRPGLVTKPVTYVPLAPACTPQHNGKPQEHPSSPKYDPSKLHLIEDSEDWQPRNTSTQSRSFLKLAQLTGTDSFEDHEDEPVRKPRGPRVSFWGTEEEWQSMHPPGTPACDPGKLRLMEDAEDWQPRTGTSQSRSFRKLARLTGTDGLEDVFVKNPSRDARGSFCGTEEQRQPPPHVEPPTTPACDPGKLRLFEDAEDWQPRTGTSQSRSFRKLARLTGTDGLEDVFVKNPSRDARGSFCGTEEQRQPPPHTEPPTAPACDPGKLRLMEDAEDWQPRTGTSQSRSFRKLARLTGTDGLEDHEDEPVRKPRSPQVLFCGTEEPRQPPQPLEPPTTPACDPGKLRLFEDAEDWQPRTGTSQSRSFRKLARLTGTDGLEDDDVFIKKPSQVSVPDPSPGAAMKTEPGLAPRTPAATPGPTSRPPWAVDPSFAERYAPDKTSTVLSKHSQPATPTPMQNRSSIVQAAQQAPEGPGRTPLCYKCNKIIRGRYLVALGHYYHPEEFTCCQCRKVLDEGGFFEEKGSIFCPKCYDTRYAPSCAKCKKKITGEVMHALKMTWHVQCFTCAACKTPIRNRAFYMEEGQPYCERDYEKMFGTKCRGCDFKIDAGDRFLEALGFSWHDTCFVCAICQTNLEGKTFYSKKDKPLCKSHAFSHV encoded by the exons ATGTCCCAGAGCCGCCTTTGCCCGCCACGTAGGGCTCGGAAGGTCCCCGCGGTTCCCCTTAGGCGAGGTGCAGCCGCGTGCCCCGCGCCTGGGCCGGCTGACAGCTGTCAGCGTGAGCACGGGGCATCCATCCCTCCTGCCCGGAACCCTGCGGAGATGGGCTCACACCCAG AGATGGGCGAGATGGAGTCCTATAAGGTGATGCTGAACGGGCCGGCGCCCTGGGGGTTCcggctgcagggagggaaggacTTCAGCATGCCGCTCTCCATCTCCAGG ctgactcCAGGTGGAAAGGCTGCCCAGGCCGGCGTGGGAGTGGGCGACTGGGTGCTGTACATCGACGGGGAGAGCACCGGCACCATGACACACATCGAGGCCCAGAACAGGATCCGCGCCTGCGGGGACAGGCTCTGCCTCACCCTGAGCAG AGCCCAGAACCACCTGGGGAAGCCGCAGAAG GACTCACTCCCCTGCTCTGAGCCCCCGAAATATAACTTCGCTCCCAGCACCGCCCTCAACAAAACAGCTCGGCCCTTTGGGGCCAGCTCACCTCCGAACCCACGGCCTGGGCTGGTGACGAAACCCGTGACGTACGTGCCCCTGGCGCCCGCCTGCACCCCCCAGCACAATGG GAAACCACAGGAGCACCCCAGTTCCCCCAAATATGACCCCAGCAAGTTGCATCTGATCGAGGACTCTGAGGACTGGCAGCCCCGCAACACCAGCACCCAGTCCCGCTCCTTCCTCAAACTGGCCCAGCTGACGGGCACAGACAGCT TTGAGGACCATGAGGATGAGCCGGTTAGGAAGCCCAG GGGTCCCCGTGTGTCATTTTGGGGTACAGAGGAGGAGTG GCAGTCCATGCACCCCCCCGGCACCCCCGCGTGTGACCCGGGCAAGCTGCGGCTGATGGAGGACGCTGAGGACTGGCAGCCCCGCACCGGCACCTCCCAGTCCCGCTCCTTCCGCAAACTGGCCCGGCTGACGGGCACTGATGGCC TGGAAGATGTGTTTGTTAAGAATCCCAG CAGGGATGCCCGCGGGTCGTTCTGTGGTACGGAGGAGCAGCG gcagcccccaccccacgtGGAGCCCCCCACCACCCCCGCGTGTGACCCGGGCAAGCTGCGGCTGTTTGAGGACGCTGAGGACTGGCAGCCCCGCACCGGCACCTCCCAGTCCCGCTCCTTCCGCAAACTGGCCCGGCTGACGGGCACTGATGGCC TGGAAGATGTGTTTGTTAAGAATCCCAG CAGGGATGCCCGCGGGTCGTTCTGTGGTACGGAGGAGCAGCG GCAGCCCCCGCCCCACACGGAGCCCCCCACCGCCCCCGCGTGTGACCCGGGCAAGCTGCGGCTGATGGAGGACGCTGAGGACTGGCAGCCCCGCACCGGCACCTCCCAGTCCCGCTCCTTCCGCAAACTGGCCCGGCTGACGGGCACTGATGGCC TTGAGGACCATGAGGATGAGCCGGTTAGGAAGCCCAG AAGTCCCCAAGTATTGTTCTGTGGTACGGAGGAGCCGCG gcagcccccgcagcccctGGAGCCCCCCACCACCCCCGCGTGTGACCCGGGCAAGCTGCGGCTGTTTGAGGATGCTGAGGACTGGCAGCCCCGCACCGGCACCTCCCAGTCCCGCTCCTTCCGCAAACTGGCCCGGCTGACGGGCACTGATGGCC TGGAAGATGAtgatgtatttattaaaaagccCAG CCAGGTCTCCGTACCGGACCCATCCCCGGGAGCAGCAATGAAGACAGAACCAGGATTGG CCCCCAGGacccctgctgccacccctggCCCTACCAGCCGCCCGCCCTGGGCTGTGGACCCCTCATTTGCTGAGCGCTACGCCCCAGACAAGACAAGCACGGTGCTGAGCAAGCACAGCCAGCCGGCCACGCCGACCCCCATGCAGAACCGCAGCTCCATCgtgcaggcagcccagcaggcaCCTGAGGGCCCCGGCCGTACACCCCTCTGTTACAAGTGCAACAAGATCATCAG GGGACGCTACCTCGTGGCACTGGGACATTATTACCACCCCGAGGAGTTCACCTGCTGCCAGTGCAGGAAGGTGCTGGATGAGGGTGGTTTCTTCGAGGAAAAGGGCTCCATCTTCTGCCCCAAGTGCTACGACACGCGCTATGCGCCCAGCTGTGCTAAATGCAAGAAGAAGATCACCGGG GAGGTCATGCATGCACTCAAGATGACCTGGCACGTGCAGTGCTtcacctgtgcagcctgcaaaACTCCCATCCGCAACCGTGCCTTCTACATGGAGGAGGGACAGCCCTACTGCGAGAGAG ACTATGAGAAGATGTTTGGCACCAAGTGCCGTGGCTGTGACTTCAAGATCGATGCTGGGGACCGGTTCCTGGAGGCACTGGGCTTCAGCTGGCATGACACTTGCTTCGTCTGTGCG ATCTGCCAGACCAATCTGGAAGGGAAGACATTTTACTCCAAGAAGGACAAGCCGCTGTGCAAGAGCCATGCTTTCTCCCACGTGTGA